The following are encoded in a window of Torulaspora globosa chromosome 4, complete sequence genomic DNA:
- a CDS encoding nucleotide diphosphatase (ancestral locus Anc_2.168) translates to MPSTTISEQIQNKFDVILASSSPRRYQILHDVMGLRDLKLMKPSFEEDLDKALYRNDPIRYVRDTSFCKAQGIAKDLEAQNDAKDPKEKLIICADTIVIDTDNIIYEKPGTKDAQLANLKKFCYSDKGHPLRVATAVTVIRWRDGKNYDIRDPFHEITELYCDGQIPIELLEEYVESGEGVAVAGGLMIQGISGIVIKTINGDYNNVVGLPLNRTFQAIYQELNS, encoded by the coding sequence ATGCCATCGACTACCATATCCGAGCAAATACAAAACAAGTTTGATGTaattttggcaagttcatCGCCTAGAAGATATCAGATCCTCCACGATGTCATGGGGCTCCGCGACTTGAAGCTTATGAAGCCGTCATTTGAAGAGGACTTGGATAAGGCTCTCTACAGGAACGATCCGATCCGCTACGTTCGTGACACTTCCTTCTGCAAAGCACAAGGGATCGCCAAAGATCTGGAGGCCCAGAATGATGCGAAAGACCCCAAGGAAAAACTGATCATATGTGCAGATACGATTGTGATTGACACGGATAATATCATCTATGAAAAGCCAGGCACCAAGGATGCTCAATTGGCCaatctgaagaaattttGTTACTCCGACAAAGGTCACCCGCTGAGAGTCGCAACAGCGGTCACTGTAATCCGGTGGCGGGACGGCAAGAACTACGACATACGTGATCCTTTCCACGAGATCACAGAGCTGTATTGCGATGGCCAGATACCAATCGAGCTGCTCGAAGAGTACGTCGAGAGCGGTGAAGGCGTTGCGGTAGCCGGAGGACTAATGATCCAGGGCATCAGTGGTATCGTAATAAAGACAATCAACGGCGACTACAACAACGTCGTCGGCTTACCACTGAACAGGACCTTCCAAGCCATCTATCAAGAGCTGAATAGCTAG
- the NOP15 gene encoding rRNA-binding ribosome biosynthesis protein NOP15 (ancestral locus Anc_2.167) — protein sequence MVKKVSKKASKKLEQEPQEATENAEKELTSVAASQSDESDESAADSDDDDIEGLSSGDEDENGSTHKIKKLDLKKKNQKSSSNKDSSSTEYSAIIYVSRLPHGFHEKELSKYFSQFGDLKEVRLARNKKSGNSRHYGFVEFANKDDARVAQETMNNYLIMGHLLQVRLLPKGSKIEKLYKYRKRAFQHTAVKKSADQLKEKAKAKHDERMRQLDKAGIQFTW from the coding sequence ATGGTCAAGAAGGTGTCGAAGAAGGCCTCGAAAAAGCTAGAGCAGGAGCCGCAAGAAGCGACAGAGAATGCCGAAAAGGAGCTCACGAGCGTTGCAGCTTCGCAGTCCGATGAATCAGACGAATCGGCCGCTGATTCAGATGACGACGACATCGAAGGCCTTTCGTCGGGcgatgaggacgaaaaCGGGTCGACACACAAGATCAAAAAGCTAGATCTCAAAAAGAAAAACCAAAAGAGCTCCAGCAACAAGGACAGCAGCTCGACCGAGTATTCTGCGATCATCTACGTGAGCAGACTGCCCCACGGTTTCCATGAAAAAGAACTCAGTAAGTACTTTTCGCAGTTTGGCGACTTGAAGGAGGTGAGGCTGGCACGCAACAAAAAGAGCGGGAACTCTAGACATTACGGTTTCGTCGAATTCGCCAACAAGGACGACGCCAGGGTTGCCCAAGAGACAATGAATAACTATCTGATCATGGGACATCTGCTGCAGGTACGTCTTCTACCAAAAGGCTCcaagattgaaaaactgTACAAGTACAGGAAGAGAGCCTTCCAGCACACAGCTGTCAAGAAATCCGCAGaccagctgaaagagaaagccAAAGCCAAACACGACGAGAGGATGCGCCAACTCGACAAGGCTGGCATCCAATTCACGTGGTGA
- a CDS encoding phosphatidylinositol-3-/phosphoinositide 5-phosphatase INP52 (ancestral locus Anc_2.171), translating into MIILLSQKPQRRIAIVSQSYALILKSVGEDVSNRPRCAIELVPKNDLNNQGFKRLSNHEIHGFIGLIEIEGLIFVGTITGKSKVAQPIPGETANKIFAVDFFCLNDGRWDFVEIESSGYPAMTDAERMHKDSPEFQEALPRHPCYELRKLLSNGSFYYSSDFDLTSNLQQRGFSEYSLSADNFQEEYMWNSFLMQEIITYRDRLDANLKQILDEEGFLTTVIRGFAETFVTYIKKLKVAMTVISKQSWKRAGTRFNARGVDDEGNVANFVETELIMYSSQYCYAFTQIRGSIPVFWEQDTSLLNPKVQITRSMEATQPIFDEHFIKLIDQYGPVHVINLLSTKASEAELSQRYRAHITKSKKLKMNHNVFFTDFDFHRETAQEGFSAAGKLIPKILDSLMVAGYFSYDVKEKKTISEQQGIFRTNCLDCLDRTNLVQQIISLAVFKTFLEDFHLLDTGSYTDSDDFVLKHNTLWADHGDQISQIYTGTNALKSSFSRKGKMSFAGALSDATKSVSRMYINNFMDKGKQQNIDALLGRLPHQQCVQLYDPINEFVTSRLLELSDRFTSQSSINLLVGTYNVNGTSRHADLSKWLFPIGDKFKPDIVVLGLQEVIELTAGSILNADYSKGSFWENMVSKCLNQFDEKYLLLRVEQMSSLIILLFVKGDKANLVRQVEGANKKTGFGGITGNKGAVAIRFEYGDTSFCFVNAHLSAGINNIDERRNDYESIIKGISFTRSKTIPHHDSIFWLGDLNYRISLSNEDVRRELTSREEGYIDRLLRYDQLTREINSGVIFQDFREPTLKFRPTYKFDHGTDNYDSSEKARTPSWTDRIIYKGDNLHPLAYADAPLLISDHKPVYAAYRAKVTYTNEAVKLDLTKRLYNDYKAAHPEELDKRDNLLIDIAMEKEKTAKRRRSLDPPTSVTLLDFPDAPERILSPVSSSSSLSSETLQPMRRSGTSSSTEGAKPRLRPPPPPAPRSLASSKPVGESEEEVKKAGDKENMQSLSRRHSHSAPPPVPQPRKPLPPGFNETVLTPKNTSRSSTPSIPNIEVPAPRKNFRIETPVSASPSPPFTETSGPANANTSSTEVLEPGTPKKKIAPAKPLKKPELESLTMNSWKPLTPK; encoded by the coding sequence ATGATTATATTGTTATCTCAGAAGCCGCAACGGAGGATTGCTATTGTCTCGCAGTCCTATGCGTTAATCTTGAAATCAGTCGGCGAGGATGTGTCTAATAGACCCCGTTGTGCTATTGAGCTTGTACCAAAGAATGATCTGAACAACCAGGgcttcaagagactttCAAACCATGAAATTCACGGCTTCATTGGGCTTATTGAGATCGAAGGATTGATTTTTGTAGGGACGATCACAGGTAAGTCGAAGGTGGCCCAGCCTATACCGGGAGAGACTGCAAACAAGATCTTTGCTGTTGATTTCTTTTGTCTCAACGATGGACGCTGGgattttgtcgaaataGAATCATCAGGATACCCTGCTATGACAGACGCAGAACGCATGCACAAAGACTCGCCAGAGTTTCAGGAGGCGTTACCAAGACACCCGTGTTACGAGCTTAGAAAGTTATTATCGAATGGCTCTTTTTACTATAGCTCTGATTTTGATTTGACCTCAAATTTACAGCAGCGCGGATTTAGCGAATACTCTCTCAGTGCAGATAACTTCCAGGAGGAGTACATGTGGAATTCCTTTCTCATGCAAGAGATTATTACTTATAGAGATAGACTTGATGCGAACCTGAAGCAAATTTTGGACGAAGAAGGATTCTTGACTACTGTCATCCGCGGCTTTGCGGAAACTTTTGTCACGTACATCAAGAAGTTAAAAGTCGCCATGACAGTGATTTCGAAAcaaagctggaaaagagcAGGAACGCGATTTAATGCTCGAGGAGTCGACGATGAAGGAAATGTGGCGAACTTTGTAGAAACCGAGCTGATAATGTATTCTTCTCAGTACTGCTATGCCTTCACGCAGATAAGAGGCAGCATACCGGTTTTTTGGGAGCAGGACACTTCTCTTCTGAATCCAAAGGTGCAGATAACAAGATCTATGGAGGCTACTCAACCAATTTTTGATGAGCATTTCATTAAGTTGATTGATCAATATGGTCCAGTCCATGTCATAAATCTTCTTTCAACGAAAGCTTCCGAGGCTGAACTTTCACAGAGATACAGAGCTCATATCACGAAGTCcaagaaactgaaaatGAACCACAACGTTTTTTTCACGGATTTCGACTTCCACAGGGAGACCGCCCAGGAAGGTTTCTCAGCGGCCGGCAAATTGATACCTAAGATTTTAGATTCTTTGATGGTCGCTGGGTACTTTTCCTACGATgtgaaggagaagaaaaccaTTTCAGAGCAGCAGGGCATCTTCAGAACCAACTGCTTGGATTGTTTGGACAGAACCAACTTGGTGCAGCAGATCATTTCACTTGCTGTATTCAAAACATTCCTGGAGGATTTCCATTTGCTAGATACGGGGTCTTACACGGATTCAGATGACTTCGTTTTGAAACACAATACTCTCTGGGCAGATCATGGTGACCAAATATCCCAAATTTATACAGGTACAAACGCATTGAAGTCATCTTTCTCCAGGAAGGGCAAAATGTCCTTTGCTGGAGCCTTATCAGACGCTACTAAATCGGTTAGCAGGATGTATATTAATAACTTCATGGATAAAGGGAAGCAGCAGAATATTGATGCCTTGTTAGGTAGGTTACCGCATCAACAGTGTGTTCAGCTATATGACCCAATAAATGAATTCGTGACATCGAGGCTTCTGGAACTATCAGATCGATTTACTTCGCAATCGTCGATCAATCTTTTGGTCGGTACCTATAATGTCAATGGTACTTCACGGCATGCCGACTTATCCAAGTGGTTATTTCCGATTGGCGATAAGTTCAAACCTGATATAGTGGTCTTGGGTTTGCAAGAAGTGATTGAACTCACTGCAGGCTCAATCTTGAATGCAGACTACTCCAAAGGCTCTTTCTGGGAAAACATGGTAAGCAAGTGCTTGAACCAGTTTGACGAAAAATACTTGCTCTTGAGGGTGGAACAGATGTCTTCACTGATCATTCTTTTATTTGTCAAAGGGGATAAGGCTAATTTGGTCAGGCAGGTTGAAGGTGCAAATAAGAAAACTGGTTTTGGTGGAATTACTGGTAATAAAGGTGCTGTCGCTATAAGATTTGAATATGGAGACACGTCATTCTGTTTTGTGAACGCTCACCTCTCCGCAGGAATCAACAACATAGACGAGCGTCGAAACGATTACGAGAGCATCATCAAGGGGATTAGCTTCACGAGATCCAAGACTATACCTCATCATGATTCTATCTTTTGGTTGGGGGATCTCAATTATagaatttctctttcaaatgaAGACGTGAGAAGGGAACTAACTTCCAGGGAGGAGGGCTACATAGACCGACTTCTACGCTATGACCAATTAACCCGGGAGATCAACTCTGGTGTTATCTTCCAAGATTTCAGGGAGCCGACCTTAAAATTTCGCCCAACTTACAAGTTTGATCATGGAACGGACAATTATGATAGCTCTGAGAAGGCCAGAACACCTTCTTGGACGGATAGAATTATCTATAAGGGTGATAACTTGCATCCCTTGGCGTATGCTGATGCACCTCTCCTCATTAGTGATCATAAGCCTGTTTACGCTGCGTATCGGGCAAAGGTTACTTACACAAACGAAGCTGTTAAACTGGATTTGACTAAGCGTTTGTATAACGATTATAAGGCTGCTCATCCCGAAGAACTAGACAAGCGTGATAATCTTTTGATCGATATTGCAatggagaaggaaaagacTGCCAAGAGACGTCGCTCATTGGATCCGCCAACTAGCGTGACGCTACTTGATTTCCCCGATGCACCTGAAAGAATACTGTCACCAGtttcatcgtcatcatccTTATCATCCGAAACATTACAACCAATGAGAAGAAGTGGCACAAGTTCGTCTACCGAGGGCGCCAAGCCTAGACTACGCCCCCCTCCACCTCCAGCACCAAGATCCTTAGCATCATCGAAACCTGTAGGAGAatctgaggaagaagttaAAAAGGCGGGCGACAAGGAAAATATGCAATCTCTGAGTAGACGTCACTCGCACtcagctcctcctcctgTCCCACAACCAAGGAAGCCACTCCCACCAGGATTTAACGAGACCGTGCTGACGCCTAAAAACACAAGTCGATCATCAACACCAAGCATACCAAATATCGAGGTACCCGCTCCGAGAAAGAACTTCAGAATAGAAACACCAGTTTCAGCGTCGCCTTCTCCCCCTTTTACGGAGACCTCAGGTCCTGCAAATGCGAATACATCCAGCACAGAGGTCCTCGAGCCAGGAactccaaagaagaaaatagcTCCAGCCAAGCCGCTCAAGAAACCAGAATTGGAGAGTCTGACCATGAACTCATGGAAGCCTCTGACCCCTAAATAG
- the RGS2 gene encoding GTPase-activating protein RGS2 (ancestral locus Anc_2.173), producing MARHLQAPSLEDLLSQTDADDAAADSDSPFNITNFVAFLVRSHCEENYEFWKSCNYYLNNVDGATFDFVRWNTAIYENFIKVNAPMECNLPEDIRKAYMDWYVDSIIPSRDIVLKARQHTLNLMSDAYRQFVRHVNSRLPAVAVDGETDCFPKSPLDRKRADQLALKRSLTASDATKNGASVSTSSTSTSSSRAGSAVTTQNKGPLGLLSKGKALVAKFKRKSQGPALKKASSTGSALPVCASEKRSRRYRT from the coding sequence ATGGCACGACATTTACAGGCACCCAGCTTAGAGGACCTGCTATCGCAGACAGATGCGGATGACGCTGCGGCGGACAGTGATTCGCCGTTTAACATCACGAATTTCGTAGCGTTCCTGGTGAGGTCGCATTGTGAGGAGAACTACGagttttggaaaagctgcaatTACTATTTGAACAACGTGGATGGAGCGACTTTTGATTTTGTTAGATGGAACACCGCGATATACGAGAATTTCATTAAAGTGAACGCTCCGATGGAGTGCAACTTGCCCGAGGACATCAGGAAGGCGTACATGGACTGGTACGTCGACAGCATCATCCCCAGTAGAGATATCGTGCTCAAGGCTCGACAGCATACGCTGAACTTGATGTCCGACGCGTACAGACAGTTTGTGCGGCACGTAAACTCTAGGCTGCCAGCGGTGGCGGTCGATGGCGAGACGGACTGCTTTCCGAAGAGCCCGCTCGACCGAAAGCGAGCTGATCAATTGGCCCTTAAGCGGTCGCTCACCGCCTCCGACGCTACCAAGAACGGTGCTTCCGTCAGCACTTCGAGCACTAGCACCTCGAGCTCTAGAGCCGGTTCTGCAGTCACTACGCAGAACAAAGGGCCTCTCGGACTTCTAAGCAAGGGTAAAGCACTAGTTGCAAAATTCAAGCGCAAGAGCCAGGGACCAGCTCTAAAGAAGGCCTCATCGACGGGCAGTGCATTGCCCGTGTGCGCCTCTGAAAAGAGGAGCAGAAGATATAGAACTTGA
- a CDS encoding uncharacterized protein (ancestral locus Anc_2.172) translates to MFFRQTLAALAEHAGKVSKSIPSVKLAYKNMLKDPSAKYKTFQAPKISNRQWPDRTITKAPRWLSTDLRDGNQALPDPMSVEQKKEYFHKLLEIGFKEIEVSFPSASQTDFDFTRYAVENAPDDVNIQCLVQSREHLIRRTVESLTGAKRATIHIYLATSDLFRDVVFNMSREEAIKKAVEATKLVRQLTKDDPSQQATRWSYQFSPETFSDTPTEFALEICEAVKAAWGPTEENPIIFNLPATVEMTTPNVYADQIEYFSTHISEREKVCISTHCHNDRGCGVAASELGVLAGADRVEGCLFGNGERTGNVDLVTVALNMYTQGVSPNLDFSDMTSLIEIVERCNKIPVPARAPYGGDLVVCAFSGSHQDAIKKGFTLQEKRRAQGDQTWAIPYLPLDPKDIGRDYEAVIRVNSQSGKGGAAWIILRSLGLDLPRNLQIEFSTAVQNEADSLGRELKSEEITKLFKETYNYNNELHNEIALIDYNVEKEGAERRNLTGQVSISGNVYDIQGSGNGPISSLVDALSNLLNVKLGVANYTEHSLGSGSSTQAASYVLLSYRRDTDNEVAYQWGVGVSEDVGDASIKAIFSTVNNIIQSGEVALPNSGAKAAGAA, encoded by the coding sequence ATGTTTTTCCGTCAGACTCTAGCTGCCTTAGCAGAACATGCTGGTAAGGTATCGAAATCTATACCTAGCGTTAAGCTAGCGTATAAGAATATGCTCAAGGATCCTTCCGCTAAATACAAGACTTTCCAAGCTCCAAAGATTTCCAACAGACAATGGCCAGATAGAACAATTACCAAGGCACCTCGTTGGCTTTCGACAGATCTCAGAGACGGTAATCAAGCTCTCCCGGATCCAATGTCGGTGGAACAAAAGAAGGAATATTTTCACAAGTTGTTAGAGATTGGATTTAAGGAGATTGAGGTGTCTTTTCCGTCAGCGTCGCAAACAGACTTTGATTTTACTAGATACGCGGTTGAAAATGCACCAGATGATGTAAACATCCAATGTCTTGTTCAATCCCGTGAACATCTAATCAGAAGGACCGTGGAATCTTTGACCGGTGCCAAGAGAGCCACGATCCACATTTATTTGGCAACGAGCGATCTGTTCCGTGACGTTGTGTTTAACATGTCCCGGGAAGAggcgatcaagaaggcaGTGGAAGCTACCAAGCTAGTGAGGCAGTTGACGAAGGACGATCCAAGCCAGCAGGCTACCCGTTGGTCTTACCAGTTTTCTCCAGAGACGTTTAGTGATACTCCTACGGAGTTTGCCCTTGAGATTTGCGAGGCCGTCAAGGCTGCCTGGGGGCCCACTGAGGAAAACCCtatcatcttcaacttgcCCGCCACCGTGGAAATGACTACTCCAAACGTGTATGCTGACCAGATCGAATACTTCTCGACTCACATCAGTGAGCGTGAGAAGGTCTGTATTTCGACCCATTGCCACAACGACCGTGGTTGTGGTGTTGCCGCTTCTGAGTTGGGTGTTCTAGCCGGCGCTGACCGTGTTGAGGGTTGCTTGTTTGGCAATGGTGAACGTACTGGTAACGTTGATCTTGTCACTGTGGCGTTGAACATGTACACGCAAGGTGTCTCCCCAAACTTAGATTTCTCCGATATGACTTCTCTAATCGAGATTGTTGAACGCTGTAACAAGATCCCAGTGCCAGCAAGGGCTCCTTACGGCGGAGATCTTGTGGTCTGTGCGTTCTCTGGCTCCCACCAGGATGCCATTAAGAAGGGTTTCACTCTGCAGGAAAAGAGACGTGCCCAAGGTGACCAAACCTGGGCCATCCCATACTTGCCTTTGGATCCAAAGGATATCGGTCGTGATTACGAAGCTGTCATCAGAGTCAACTCGCAATCCGGTAAGGGTGGTGCCGCTTGGATCATCTTGAGATCTCTTGGTCTTGACTTGCCAAGAAACTTGCAAATCGAGTTCTCTACAGCTGTTCAAAATGAGGCAGACTCCCTCGGCAGGGAATTGAAGTCTGAGGAAATCaccaagctcttcaaggagaCTTACAACTACAACAACGAACTTCACAACGAAATCGCCCTGATCGACTACAACGTCGAGAAGGAGGGTGCTGAGCGCAGAAACTTGACTGGTCAAGTTTCCATCAGTGGTAACGTTTACGACATCCAAGGCTCAGGTAACGGtccaatctcttctttggtCGACGCGTTGTCCAACTTGTTGAACGTCAAACTCGGTGTCGCAAACTACACCGAGCACTCGTTGGGCTCCGGCTCTTCCACTCAAGCAGCATCCTACGTCTTGCTGTCCTACAGACGTGATACTGACAACGAAGTCGCTTACCAATGGGGTGTTGGCGTCTCTGAAGACGTCGGCGATGCTTCCATCAAGGCCATTTTCTCCACCGTGAACAACATCATCCAATCCGGTGAAGTTGCTTTGCCAAATTCGGGTGCCAAAGCGGCAGGAGCTGCATAA
- the YAF9 gene encoding YEATS domain-containing protein YAF9 (ancestral locus Anc_2.170) has product MPPGVSKRIKTLSVSRPIIYGNTAKKFGEVRPPNAPAEHTHLWTIFVRGPQNEDISYIIKKVVFKLHDTYPNATRTIEAPPFELTETGWGEFEINIKIHFVDEANEKMVSFYHHLRLHPYYNIKWEPQKPNDEISSIFYDELVFNEPNEEFFKILMSRPGSLLPSNKTETCVFSKQLEQEEIDRINMGIDKVDEEIKELKEKIAKQLGN; this is encoded by the coding sequence ATGCCACCAGGTGTTAGCAAGAGGATCAAGACGCTGTCTGTTTCGAGACCTATCATATATGGTAATACTGCTAAAAAGTTTGGTGAAGTGAGGCCGCCTAACGCTCCTGCTGAACACACACATCTGTGGACCATCTTTGTCAGAGGACCGCAGAACGAAGACATCTCGTACATTATTAAGAAAGTTGTTTTCAAGCTACACGACACATATCCCAATGCCACACGAACGATAGAGGCTCCGCCCTTCGAGTTGACGGAGACAGGATGGGGGGAGTTTGAGATAAATATCAAGATTCACTTTGTCGATGAAGCTAATGAAAAGATGGTGAGTTTCTATCATCATTTGAGACTTCATCCGTATTACAACATCAAGTGGGAGCCACAGAAGCCTAATGACGAgatttcatcgatattTTACGATGAATTGGTATTCAATGAGCCAAATGAAGAGTTCTTTAAGATTTTGATGAGCAGGCCAGGGAGCTTGTTGCCCTCCAATAAGACTGAAACTTGTGTCTTCTCGAAGCAACTTGAACAGGAAGAAATAGACCGGATAAATATGGGAATTGATAAGGTGGATGAGgagatcaaagaactgaaggAAAAAATTGCAAAGCAACTGGGGAACTAG
- a CDS encoding uncharacterized protein (ancestral locus Anc_2.169), with protein MVVKTIYIARHGYRSNWLAQGPHPLPPTGIDSDVPLAEHGLHQSKELAHYILSLENQPELLFSSPFYRCLQTSEPIGDILELPILVERGIGEWYRPDRPVIPVAAPLDVLQNFFPGKIDPHWESQIIPSSKGETEQDLFLRCGKFWPLFIAQVEKQYPNVETILLVTHAAAKAALGMNLLGFANWREPLDEDGTIIRSGSCSLDKYELDVESTYQAEAEDVPFERRKWRMTMNGNVEFLSKGEEMNWDYRNAQEAGSDADMKMRLEAAAGSGNIEAPFEERQMETVYVSVDIPSSNYREKSEIDRTATLQYSGLETEAPLFRVGDQLYEGKWKKLVGTELAFPNEPVTAKKNSNNGALDASSTQEDEIDSAKYSESTEVVMDDAPELEQDEDKHFEKIYKIRDRIVLDKVERI; from the coding sequence ATGGTGGTCAAAACCATTTATATAGCGAGACATGGTTATAGATCGAACTGGCTAGCTCAGGGCCCGCATCCATTGCCACCAACCGGAATAGATAGTGACGTGCCTTTGGCAGAGCACGGCTTACACCAGTCTAAGGAGCTGGCGCACTACATACTCTCACTAGAGAATCAACCGGAActgcttttctcttcaccGTTCTATCGCTGTCTGCAGACAAGCGAACCCATCGGAGACATATTGGAGTTGCCCATCCTGGTTGAGCGAGGCATAGGTGAATGGTACAGACCCGATAGGCCTGTAATTCCCGTGGCCGCACCTTTGGACGTCTTACAGAACTTCTTCCCCGGTAAGATAGATCCGCATTGGGAATCGCAGATTATACCCAGTAGCAAAGGTGAGACTGAGCAAGATCTGTTTCTGAGGTGTGGTAAGTTTTGGCCGCTCTTCATCGCACAGGTAGAGAAACAATATCCGAATGTCGAGACGATTCTTTTGGTGACTCACGCTGCAGCGAAGGCTGCATTGGGGATGAATTTACTAGGATTTGCTAACTGGAGGGAGCCATTGGATGAGGATGGCACAATTATTAGAAGCGGAAGTTGTTCACTAGACAAGTACGAACTCGACGTCGAGAGTACCTATCAggctgaagcagaagatgtgCCCTTTGAGCGCAGGAAATGGAGAATGACTATGAATGGGAACGTTGAATTCTTGAGCAAGGGCGAAGAGATGAACTGGGATTACAGAAATGCGCAGGAGGCTGGCTCAGATGCCGACATGAAGATGAGACTGGAGGCGGCAGCGGGCAGCGGTAACATCGAAGCGCCATTCGAAGAACGTCAAATGGAAACGGTGTATGTGAGTGTCGATATTCCAAGCAGTAATTATAGAGAGAAGTCGGAGATTGATAGAACAGCCACTTTGCAATACTCTGGATTGGAGACTGAGGCGCCTCTATTCAGAGTTGGCGATCAACTTTATGAGGGTAAATGGAAGAAGTTGGTGGGCACAGAGCTGGCGTTCCCAAATGAGCCTGTGACTGCGAAGAAAAATAGTAACAACGGTGCTTTGGATGCTTCCAGCACTCAGGAAGATGAAATCGACTCAGCAAAGTACTCAGAATCGACTGAAGTGGTAATGGATGATGCGCCAGAGCTCGAGCAGGACGAGGATAAACattttgagaagatttaCAAAATACGTGATCGTATTGTTTTGGACAAGGTTGAGCGGATTTAG